CCTTCATTAGAACGGACCTACCACGATATAGTAAAAATTTGGTCTGTAAAATCCTGCAGGGGCTCAGTCCCCTTCCTGAATTACTGCGTGGATGCAGTATGTCACTGCTGTGGGTCAGAAAGGTGAGGAAATGCAGACTGCTCTTGGCTGCAGTGATTTGTTATCACTTTAAAGAACAACGTTGAGATGAGGTTCCCCAGGTTTTTCGGACTCTCTGGGTACCATGAGAATAACCAAATTCTGTATGGATCGCGGAGATGACCCCTGGAACTGACTGTCGGAAGCAGAGGACCTCCCTCCCAGAAAGTCAGGCAGGGATGGGccctttggggagggggaggggcaagtaCCAGTTCCTTCCTGGGGGGCGCACGCGCACTGCGCCCCCAGCTCCGCCGACACCTCCACCGCCCGCTGCAGCAGGTAGCGCGCCCGCTTGCGCGTCAGGGCGTCCTCGGCCTGGGCCAGCCCGGCCTGCACGGTCCTACAGAAGAGCTCCGCGCCGGGCTCGGGCAGCAGCTTCTCGGCCAGGGCGCTGAGCACCAGCAGCTGCGGCCCCACGAGGCCCAACCCTGAGGGCGCCCCGGGCGCGACCAGCCCGCCCCCCACGGCCCGCAGCGCCGCCCCGCCGCACTGGCCCAGGGCCGGCAGCAGCCGCCGGGCCACCAGCGCCGCCGCCTCCTCGGCCGGCCCCGCCTCGTCCCCGCCCAACGCCAGGCCGAGGGCGGCCTGCGCCACCCGCTCCAGCAGCGCCGCGTCTTCGCGGGGCCGCAGGCAGGGCCCCACGGCCGCCAGCACCTCCACAGCCGCCTCGGAGGCCCCCTCGAGGCCGGGCGCCAGCCCCACGGCGACTAAGTCGCGCAGCGCCTCCTGCGGGCCCCCGGCGAGGCGGGCGCACGAGCGCAGGGCCGCGCCCGCCGCCCTCAGCAGGCGCCGGCGCTGGTGGGCCGGGGAGCCGGAGTGCGGGGCGCACGCGCAGGCTCCGCAGCAGCGGCACCAGGTACCTGGCCGCGGACCTCGCGCGCCGCCGCCCCCGCTCGCCTCCTGGTCCTCGAGTCGCTGCAGAAGAAAGCGCAGCGTCTCCACGCGCTCCGCGGAAGCTTCCCCGCGGCACAGCGCCCCAAGCAGGACCCGGGGATCCCATCTCTGCGCGATCAGCGTACCCGCGAGCCGCCGAGGCCGGGCGCCCAAAGGAAGGCGTGCGCGTGCGCGGCTGGCCCGGGCGCGCGCCGGCAGGTAGGGAGCTTGGCTTCCCGCCTTGGGCCTTGGCGCGCTTCTGA
This genomic interval from Camelus ferus isolate YT-003-E chromosome 11, BCGSAC_Cfer_1.0, whole genome shotgun sequence contains the following:
- the LOC106730810 gene encoding probable methyltransferase TARBP1 gives rise to the protein MEFMGGGGRSERISLQELAVESVRSAPRPKAGSQAPYLPARARASRARARLPLGARPRRLAGTLIAQRWDPRVLLGALCRGEASAERVETLRFLLQRLEDQEASGGGGARGPRPGTWCRCCGACACAPHSGSPAHQRRRLLRAAGAALRSCARLAGGPQEALRDLVAVGLAPGLEGASEAAVEVLAAVGPCLRPREDAALLERVAQAALGLALGGDEAGPAEEAAALVARRLLPALGQCGGAALRAVGGGLVAPGAPSGLGLVGPQLLVLSALAEKLLPEPGAELFCRTVQAGLAQAEDALTRKRARYLLQRAVEVSAELGAQCACAPQEGTGPSLCWWSEKEKDELLKFWENYILIMETLEGNQIHVIKPVLSKLNNLFEYAVSEENGCWLFHPSWHLCIYKRMFESGNKILTKEGVTHFLELYETRVLPFSPEFSEAAGLMTSVKKQLFGVSVLSRSQQHEDCARSLSAVLFHGPESLKSCCLSSDAAPPVLIYHQTVDGRTFRELSVLQFPVKVYSEDDKTSRHWCAVPILLLSKALANIPRCKALGIEGLLILSHVASGMMSTQERNGNRRHHGARWHQEELLTVRRGTS